CACTGGATTTCACCAACACTGGTGGGGAAAACCCCTGAGCCCTGAGCTTGGCATAGAAGGGAGAAGCCCGCCCCCTTGTGGACCTCTGGGGGGTGGCATGGTGCGAAAAGCACCCTGAAACGTGGGAGAGGAGGAGCTTGGGGGAGCAGCCACTTCCTGCCACTGCTCCCATTTCACCAGTTGCCTCTGGTGGCCTGCAAGAGAATTGATCAGGATTGTCACAGGGCAGGGGAGTGGTGGCAGGGGATATAAAGGGAAGTTAGGAGGTAGAGAACCCTGGATCTAGTTGTCTGGCAGTGAAAATTTGGAGAGAAATCAGGCAGGTGTTATTAGctgataaaaaaaaagagagagagagaaaaggaaaaaacagcagCAGGGCCCTTCCCTGGTTCTGCCACTCCCTGGGTGGCCCCAGGCAAATCACAGGCCATCTCTGGGCCTCTCAGGGCTGAGCTGGGTGAAGGCTACAATCCCTCTGAATGCTCACGCATTCTAGACCCAGCTGGAAGCTCTTGCACGCCAGTCCTGACAATAGTCTGTCCCCGGTGGCACCCCACCCCTGACTGAAGAGAAGATGGGATGGGAGGTGGCCAGGGCCAAGGGCATGTGTGGAAGGGGAAGCAGAGGACACCAACTTGGCCAGCGTGGCAGGTCCACCCAAGGCCCTGGAGAGCACAGCGCCCTTCTATCACTGTGCCGTGCCCCTAGAAGCCCCAGAGAGTCATTTCTCCCAGCGGGCTCCCCTCCTTCCTCAACTCCAGCCGAGTCTAAAACTAGAACAGTGGCCTCCCGAAACACTTCTCCACTGGGTGATGCATGGACAGACCCAGAGATGCCCAAGCAAAAACATCTTGCCCAGGTAGTCGTGACCCAGGCCCATTGAACAGCAGCCAGCAGACATGATTCTGCCTCAGCTTCTGAACTGCCTTCACTCAGCACTAAGTGCGTTATCAGAGCTTGCGTCTTTAACGAAAGTATTTTTCAAGGTAAATTCTGCGCTACTCTGTAATCAATGAGTATAATTGGGCTAAATATAGCCCCAGGAAATGCAAGCCAGAAGCACTGCTCTCCAGATAAAAAATAAAGGTGTATCTTAAAAATTGAATTGTTTGCTAAAATGGTTCAAATTTCTTTCTGCCCTATGCTCACAGAGACACGAGGTCACGGAGTCGCCAAAGACAGTGTTTTGAAACGCTAACTGTCCTCTGGCAAAATGAAGAGTATTGAAACCCTTAAGAAATGGCCTTGTATAAATTATCTGAAATGATGTCCCCAGGCTAATGTGCTCCTAGCAGGAATGATCCGGGGAGAAAGTTATGGGTGGAGGGGTCATCTTTGCATACCACAGTACACTAAAGCTTTGACTAAAACTAAATAAGCCTGTGAGTTctcgttttttaaaaaaggcattaTAAGGTTATTATAAGGCATTATATGTTATTACGTAAACACCCCTTAAAAATCAAAGGATTCCAACAATACGTATAATCCAAGTTCCCCCTAAAAAACTAAAGTCAGGTAGAACATGCAACTCTAATTGTAGACAGAACCCTTTTCAGACACCTATTTAGGCCACCTAGTTGCTGCAGCAGTGCCAAATTCTAAAAttgtaatgaaaattttaaagtccAAAACCTACAAGCCATGAGGTTCAGTAAGCAGATTGTGccatttcaaaactgaaaatgtgCTTGCATAAGCACATCACCGGGGCTAACCTTTCTGGATTGAGAGTCTGGCCTTCAGTTCAGAACATGGCTATGCCAGGGTCAGAAATGTGACAAAACCGCGTTCTCCCGGAGGTTAGCCAAGGTTCACAGGGTCATGACTGGGCCATTTTATCAGTCATGTCAGGCTCACACCCTATTGCCTGGCATAGATAAAAACTTTATCTGTCAGTTTGCTAAATCTACTCCTCCCGCCttattttcaataaagaaaaCCTGGACTAGCTTATCTAAACCAGAGACTGGCCTTTTCCAACACTGTTTTCATCTGCAACTTCTGAGTAAAGGAAACCGACGAGGGGCTTTTGGTCTCATTCTAGTCAATAATTGTTCATAATCAGAGAGAGTGGCTTTGAATTACCTAATGCTTTAACTTCAGAAAACAGTTCTGGCACTATGTAACAACATgaatttattatgtttattaaaCATAATAAGTGTAGGACTAAAGGTGTTATATTAGAATACGATAGTTCTCAAAGTGTCACCTTTTCAAATTCATCTTTCTCTAAAGtaaagcaaacaaaaccaaaaagatcTAAAATTAACTTGGATAGATTTTTTCCAAATAGGGAATCTAAATCACCATAGAAAAATTTACAAAGTTACCTTTGGAGtaactcacacacacatacacatataatgCATATTTTCTAATAAGTGTTAAGAGAAAAAACAGCTCAAGTTTTGTCCTCACAGGAAATAGATATGCACTGATGACAAAACCATGCATGTAGACATTTAGAAATCTGgttaaatatacaaatacaaaaCCGATGAGTTTTCCCCCACAGGAATCTTAAATGCAAGAGAAGCACcttcaaattttactttatttggcAACTgtccaaattcattattttaatatttaaagattgTGGTCCTGTAGCAGACacataaatattataatatacatttttgcaattaaatataataaaatcaacACGACACTATGTAAAAACTCATGTGTACACTTCAAATAAGTCTGAGGTCTGGGCACTCCCGCCCATCAGATTTCTCCCTGGAAACGCGTGAACCTGGCTGGGAGATCGTCCACAGGGTACACGGTGGGACTCGTTTTCATGGTAGGAGGTCCATTTAGAAGCCGCCAGTCACAATGCCTGGCTAGCTCCActgtaaatattttgagaagaattTTTGCGAACTCTTTCCCTACACAGCTCCTAAGGCCTCCTCCAAATGGAATGAAGCTGAACCTGGAAGCATCCTCCGGGTGAGGCAGCATAAATCGGTCAGGATTAAACTCCTCCTTGTTGGTGAAGACATCTGCCACATCGTGAGTATCACAGATACTGTAGATAACATTCCAGCCCTTGGGAATCTGGTACCCCTGCGAAAGATTGTGAAGTCCCGAGGGCTGACAGACTGGAATGTAACTTTTGACAACAAAAAGCTATCACCGATATCCCTGAAGGAGTTATGAGTTGAAAgaaagtggggggtggggggggttgtggaaagagacagacagacagacattcaGGTTGTGAAACGTGTGCACATGGGGCAGGACAATATCATCAAAGCATAAGAAATTTAAGCCAACGCACAGGGAAGCGAGAGGAGATTCAAAACCACaacagaaggggaggggagaattttaacttacatttaaTTCAAAAGTCTTCAGGGCAACTCGAAACCCTCCTGGAACTGGGGGATTCAGTCGAAGGGTCTCTTTAATAACACACCCAGTGTATTTAAGCTGTTCCAAAATTTCCATGTCCAACTTGTTGTCTTGATTGCTCTTGCAAAGTAAACCCTATCAAAACAGTCACACAGAGGTGAACGGTCATTTTGTGCTCCAATAAAATCAGCCCAGCAGACATAAACAGGGCTTAAGTGGCGGCTAAACCCAAAGGCCCCGTGATGGGAGAGTGTGAGGGGGGAACAGGGAGTAGCTAGTGACCATTTGCCTCCACCCCTTGGCGCAAATCCACTGTCTATTTACAATTCTAAGTGAATGCTGCTCACCCCTTAGAACCCCCAATCTCCTCcttcccatcaccaccaccacctaaGAGTCCCCATTCATGCCCTCCAATGCACAAATCCAAGAGAGTGGAACCTATCTGAAAATCTCCATGGTTCATCAAAAACTGGAGAAGGGGTAGGAGTACAAGGTCAAACCCTGTGGAGTGGGATGACAGCTCAAGATTCCCTCCTTTTTATTCACCAGGCTAATTCTTTTTCTCCACTGGCACACCCACCCCTTGGTTCTACACTTTCAAACTATTCAGCAAAGGCAGCACACTTACTCATTTGGAAGTTAGCCAGGGAGCAGATGAGTTTCTTAAGCTACCAAGAAACCTTCAGAGCCCTCCTACCTTACTCTTCAGTTCTTCTCGAACTTTCTGGAGAACATGCGGGTAGAGCCCCAGGTAAGTGATCAGAGAAGTGGCTGCACTGGCTGTGGTTTCGTGTCCTCCGAAAAGGAGTTCAGTTGAAGATTGCTTTAGTGCCTGAGAGTGGAATAAGAGGATGATTTTACAAATCTGCATGCAGTTTTCCAGGGTGGTTACTCAGAACCGAACTGAGAGTTCTGGAGGGAAGACGAGAAGGGCTAAAAGTTTGCTGACAGAAAGTCAAGGAAagcaacatttttaaacaaaatgcaaGGTCTCTTGAGTTCAGCTAGAGCAGGAAGGCCAGTAAgatccctctctaccaggaattCTTTGAGTTAAAGCCTTGGTTGTACTTAAATCGCCCAAGATTCTTTATTTACATTGTGCAAATTCCACCTTTCCCTTTAAAACCTAGAAGGGCCGGGGACTCTCCCTGCTCCGCCGCAGCCTCTTCCACAGCTCTCCGGATCTGGTATTTCAACTTCGGGGTCCCATCGCTGGGGTCTGGGCGAGCTACCCACTCTGGGAAGCTGCGCCCGAGAAGGGCGCTTTGGGGACCCCAGGAACCGCGCTTGCAAAGCCAGGGGATACAAACTCCACAGTGCCTCTCCTGAAGCTGCCACTCACCTGCAtgtccagcctctctcccctctcccacgAGTGCTCGATCAAAAGCTGCAGGGCATCTTTGCAGCCCTCGCCCGCCTCCGCCGCCCGCAGCCGGCAGATCTTGGCGCGAATGTTCTCCTCGATGCGCGCGTGGATGAGGTTCCGCGCCTTCATGCCCTGAGCGCAGAGAGCGCAAGGCGGTAAGCAGACGCCGGGTACTGGTGCCCCGGTCACCTAGCTCCGCACCCTGCATGCCGCCCTTACCCGGTACAGCCCACTAAAGGGCACGTCGATGGGCAACGAGAAAAGATTGCGGGTCATTTCCTCGAAGGCCTCCACCAGTTGCTGCTCCGCGTCCCCGCCGTTCGCCAGCCGGGGCTCGCAGCCCAGCAAGATGCGCATGGCGATGCGGAACATGAGGCGCTTCACCTGGGGGTAGACCAGGAGGCCGCGCTCGCCGCAGCTCAGCCACTGCTCCAGGCTGTTGCCCACTTCCTCGGCGATCACCGGCACGTAGCACTGGAGCGCCTCTCGGCTGAAGGCCCGCATAATCACCTGAGCCCCGAGGAGGGGATAGGGTTAAAACCGGGTCCCATCCGTCCCTCTTCCTTCCAGGGTCCAGGCACCCTCAATCCCACCAGACCCAAGGCACTTCCAGGCTAGGAAAGCTAAACTGGGCTTGAGAGGGTCCTAGCCGACGCCTCATGCAGCTAGAACTCGCCCAGCATCTATCTGCCTGAACCCCTCCAGCAAATGGAGTCCCCCTCCCTGTCCAGGCGCCTGCACCCCCGCCCTCACCTTCTTGCGCTGCTTGTGCGAGGAGTCGTGCAGGTTAGAAAGGCAGCCGGAGCCCAGGATGGTGCGCACCGACGCAGGCCAGTGGACCGACACCAGCCGGTGCTCCCCGAGCAAGATGCGCCGCACGTTGTCGGCGCCCATCACCCGCACTGTGGGCCGCCCGAACAAATGTGTCTTGTAGATGAAGCCGTATTTCCTGCGCTTCATCTGCAGGAATTTCCTTCGCTGCGAGAGGAAAGCGGAGGAGAGAGGCGGGCGTGAGGGGGCGCCGGGGAGCGCTGCGACTCCAGCTAGCTCCGATCCTAGCCGTAgtcacctccctccccacctccctcccggGGGTGCCTACCCTGGCTTCAGTGGAAGCCCGGAGCCGAGCCGGGCTCGGGAGAATAGTCTTGTCCCGCCCCAAGCTCCCTTACCTGTAGCACCATCTGTAACGTTTCCCCAAAGAAGGGGAAGCCCATAGTTCCGGGGGGCAAAGGGAGGGCGCAGCTGCGGTCGCGGCTGCTCACGCAGTACAGGTCCCAGAGCTTGATCGCGGCCAGGAAGAGCAGCAGCGGTAGCACGAAGGTGCAGAGCGCGCTGGCCAGCAGTGCCAGGAGCCCCATGGCGCGCCACCTGCCGCCGCCGCCAGCGCTTCGAACCCCGCCGAGCGCCCGCTTTATAGGCGGCCCAGGTTGCTGCCCACGTTAACTTGGTCAGACAAATTAGTTCACCCAAAGTTCATCTTTAATTGCGGATTGGGCCCCTGGCTCCTCCCCCCGCGAGGCGCTGCCCAAAATCTTTAACCGTTTGTTCCGCGCCGAGGCAGAGGCGGCGCGGTGGCGGCTTCCCTCGGAGCGCGCCTCCTGGGGTGCGGGGCTTGGAGCAGCCTGCCTCCCCCCTACAAGGTGTGCGGAGCTCCGAGGTGGCGCCAGGGGCCGAGCCCGGCTCCAGGGAGCGCGAACTCCAAGCTCTGGGCTTCCTGGCGGTCTCTTTGGAATCCCTTCCGCCGGGTCCGACGGGCGGTCCCAGCCCAGAGCTGCGTTCGCTGACTTTCCATTTACAGGCGCCGCATGGGCTCCCTTCCACCTGCTGGGGAAGCAGAGGGAAGTGTGTTCAGGGATCGTCCAGCTGCTTCGTCCCACAGGTCGGGAAATAGATCCAGGACGCAGAGCAAAGCGTAGGCTTCCCGACTTTTTCGAAGAGCCCGCAGAAAAGCGTAGGGCCAGGACCCAAGGGACAGCCGCGGGGAGTTAAGCATGATCTGCGGGCTCCCAGCTCTCCAACCCCCTCAAGGAGGCCAGCACTCATGAAGTCTTGGAAGCACCTACTTAAGGGTGCAAGAGGGCCTCCAGGTCCCTCAGGACTCCGGTGCAACCCTGCACAAGTCTGACGCCCCAGTAGGGGACCGCAGGGGCAATTCATCCGCGGCTCGGCAACCAGGGCTCTGCGATCAGGCCACAGCCGGCGGGATTCCAAGGGCCCTGGGGCTTGCAGCCTCAGCTaggcagaggggaagagggtccTTAGCCCCGGCAGgataaggagacagagagagaggaaggaaagcctGGGAATGTGGGCTCCAAGTCCCAGCACCATCTCTGCTTGTATGACCTGGGTCAAGGCATCATACATCCTTGCGCCTGCTTCCACCGCTTAATATGGAGGCGATCATTCACCACCTGTGTACACCTCGGGGTAGTTGTGAGTTTCCAAAAGGGGCTTCTGGTTGCAAATACTCTTCCCAGTTCCAGGCACGCTAGGCTACGTTACCAGGGTGACCTGGACTCGGGGCACTGGAGCCTCCCTCCGCTCTCTCAGCTCCCACCCAGGTGAAAGGGATGCTCCATCCTAAATCCAGGCCTCTGCCGGCCGCTAATGGGAGTGTTGAGGGAATCCATACTGGGAAGCGGGACTTCTGGCCTTTGCCCAACGACATCAGCTGCTACTGCAGCCAATGCCTGGAGCTCAAATACCGCGGGAAGCGCACCCGAGCCACGCCGCCTCGAACCAGTCAGGGCTCCCTGGGTTGGAGTGCGGAACGCACCAAAGGCGCCGAAAACGAAAACAGAATGATGGACGTTTGTTTAAAACTGAACACGGGCTCTCGCAGGAGCTCGCCGCACACCTTGGAAAGCGTCCCTTGGAGATAGAAAACTCTTTGATCTTGAGAGTTAATTACGTGGCTCTCCTGCAGtggtccccaaagcccccaggatCGGGAAATGTCTGCAGAGTCGTAGGGATCGCACAGGCCGGGCAACGTTCCTAGCCCAGGTCGCCACAGGGCGTGTTTCGGAAAGCCAGCGTTTCCCATAACCCTACTTGGCGTCTCAGAGGCTCCAGGGAAGGGTCTCTCCCACTGTCATTTCTTCTAAGGATCTGGCGACTGTGAACGGTGCCAGCCAACACCTGGACACCAGCAGGAACCGGGAGGAGACGCGCTGGAGGTAATTCTCAGAAATCTCGGGCCCGCCCCTTTCTGGACAGTGCCTGGGGCCGGTGAGCAAAGCTGCTGAGCGGGGGCGTGACCTGGGGCCCGTTCCCAGTCCTCGGGCCTGACCCGCCTGTGACCCCTGCAGGCCGGACCGTGACATCCGAGTGAACTCTGCAGGGCCACCTCGCCAAGTTCAGCGCGCGCTGGGTCACAAGATGAGCGGGGCCTGCCTGCGCTTTGGAAATTGCCACAGGGGGGAAAATGTTTTAGCCTATCTGCCCATCTAGCCCCGCAGGGGCGTCCGGCAGGAAAGGATTAACTGGGAGAGGGAAGATCATTAAAGAATATCTTGAAGGGGGGAGGGGTCAATAAATTACCAGCCCAATAAGAACTTTGACCTGAAAACCTTGCCAAGCTTTTTTGGGTAGTggtgggtggggcggggggggggggggggggttggttcattggaaaacaaaatgtttccGAGATGTTTACAAAACAGCCTCACTTTTCCTAAGAATTGAGGGGGAGGGAGTAGTTTttttctgggggaggggagtgaggacGCAGAGGCAAACTGGAGTCATGTGAGCTAGGCACCTCTCCTCCCAGTTCTCCCTTCAACCCCTCCTTCCCATCTCTTGAGCCCTCATTCCCCTCCCAGGGTTCTATACCTGCTGTTCCTCTGCTTGGGGCACCCCTCTGCCAGGTCCTCACTGGCTGGTTCCTTCCGAAGTcaactgtcacctcctcagggaggtcTCCCCACCCGCCCACCCTGCTGAGTTCAGCCCTCAGGCACTCTGTACTACAggcctgttttattttctctacagcacttatcaccatcGGACTGTGTTCTTGCTCCTTTGTCTGCTGGTTTATTCATTGTCTACCTCCTTCCTGAGCATATCGAGTCCAGGAGGGCAAGAACCACGTCTGCTCCTTCCTCAGAGAATCTGGAGCTACTAAAACAGGAGCTCAGATAGTCCATGAAATTACTGaaaatgatggatggatgggaaaTTAGAGTATAGCTGGagctgcccctcctcctggggctcATAGTTGGTCCAGATCCCACAGCAGGTAAACCAGGTCTCCCGGAACCAGCTATACCGTTGGGACTTCTGCAAGCCCCCTCCccatatttctcttctctccccaaatcaGAATCAATCCCAAGCCGCCTCATCCTGGTGGAGCTTCTCAGGCGGGGCTGTTGTCTCTGCAGCCTCAGGAGCGCCCTGAGGgcaggtcccagctctgccacttctgcCTGCTCTGGTGTCTCTGGGGGCCATGGCCTGGCGGGCGCCAGGCCTGCGGTCAGCAGCCGGTGATGAATTGCCTTAGATGAGGGTTATGGCGGTGTCAGCCTAGTTAGGAAGGGCCCGCAGTGCTCTTGAGCTCCTGACCCTGCCTGTGCCTGCCACTTCCCCCTTTCCTTCTGGCCCCGGGATCCACCTTAAGCATAAGGTCAGGAGGGCACCAGCTTCCTTCTGGTTCACTAAGGGGTCAGCTTGGGCCTGGGCGGCAACTTCCCTGGCTCACCCGTCATGTCCAGCTGCCCCCGCATGTCTGAAGATGGGTGGCAGGTTGAAGTGGTCTTTTGGGAATGATGACAGTGGAGACTCTTGGCTTTGATTTAAACACTGGTGGGAATCTCTGTGTTGGAAAGGTCCAGAGACAGTCCTTAAGGCCAACCTAGGGGTCACTATGAAAGGACGAAAGGGCTGAGTCCTAGGTGGTGGCCATAGTCCgagaggctggagcaggaggGTAAGTGATGGGGCGGAGAACACTGCAGCCCAGGAGCCCATTGCTGGCTCCTCAGGTGAGTTTCCCCTCAGTTTCTCCTCTAATAGAGGAGACTGAAGAGGTAAACTGGAGCGTCTCTGCAACCAGCTATCACAAAGATAACTCAGGAAGGAAGTTTCAGCAGCCTGGACCTCCAGCTGCCCCAGTGCCCAGCCACTCTCTGGGTATACTTGGATGGGTCCTTGGGGGGGAGTCTTTCTCAGGTCTCCCCCACACTCCACCCCATGACTTCCTGCCAGGGAGCAGCTGCCCAGCTAAGCCTTAGTCTCCTGGCTCAACTGCTGCCGGGAAACTTTATTTCTTGGCCTTCTTGTTTGGGGTACAAATATCTCAAACCTCTCTGATTATGTCTCAACCTCCCATGGAAATAAGCCAGCCTTAGAGACATCTCGGTGTGCCTATTCTCCCCTGTATAAATGGGAAGATTAAACGCGTTCCTGAagtatgaatttttcttttaagaagtctCCAGCAGAATCCGGTGATGTTGAGCCATCTAGAGCCCTGGAAGCGCCCACAGTTTCAGCCAAGACCGGCAGAGTGGCCACAGCGCACCAAGCGGACGCCAGCAGCCTGAGGGCCTTCCGCTGGGCACCTTCTCAGTGTGTCTTCCTATGGCCCAGAGCCAGGCCAGGGATGCGCTCCGGGCGTCCCTGTTTCCTCGCACGGGTTGCAGGCCGAGTGCGCTGAGTCTCTGGCACGGTCCATGAGGCGCAGTCCTCCCCGGAGCCCCACGTCCCATGCATCCTGCCGAGTTTGGCGCGGGAAGGCGAGGCCCCTTAGCTCCTAGTGGCGATCTGTTCCCTCCATTCCTGCTTCGAGATCCTGGGAAGGGCTTAAGAGGCTTGGCCCGTGACCTTCCTTCCCCAGGGCGCGGAGCGGGCAGGAGGCATCTTTTCACCGGCCCGGCGGAGCTTCTCTGGCCATGGCAGTGGCTCGTGCTCCCCCTCCCTCGGAGTCTGGCACAGAGCCTCATTCGGTGACCGTTTGTTGAACGAGTGAGAGAGCGCCGGATCTGGCACAGGGGAAGCGCAGATGGGCGGCGCTGCGAACGCGCCGCTGCCACTGGCCAAGTCCTGTCCCGCCGCGCAGCCGGTCAGAGGCATAGCCCATCTTGCGCTGCCGAAGGTACGAGCGGGTGGAAAAACAGCCGCAGCCCGTCCACCGGGTGCACGATGGGCACGGTCTGCATGGCGGGGAAGGCAGGCGTGGCCAGTTCCCAGCGCGCCGTGCGCACCAGCTCCACGGCGAGCAGTTGGAGCACTGCCTGCGCCAGCTCCCGGCCGAGGCAGCTGCGCGCACCGCCTCCGAACGGGATGTAATGGAAGCGGCCGGAGGCGCCCCTCGCATCCTCGCCCGCCGCACCAAAGCGCTCCGGGTCGAAGCCCTCAGGCGGGCTGCGGTACACCGCGGCCGTCTCGTGCGTGTCTCGGATGCTATACATCACGCTCCAGCCCTTGGGGATCTGGTAGCCCTGCGGGGAGGTGAGGAGACCCGCCTGACTGCTAGGCACCTGGAAACGGGGCCTGAGCCGACCCCTCCACCCCGGATGCATCCACTAGGCTTCCGAAAACCGGCAGGAACGCGCGTCTAACCGGGAAGCTGGGAGGCGGCTCTGAGTTCCTATCTCAGCTCCTTCTCTGGtgagctgtgtgtctttgggctagataacctctctgagcctcactttcttaAC
This is a stretch of genomic DNA from Equus caballus isolate H_3958 breed thoroughbred chromosome 1, TB-T2T, whole genome shotgun sequence. It encodes these proteins:
- the CYP26A1 gene encoding cytochrome P450 26A1, which gives rise to MGLLALLASALCTFVLPLLLFLAAIKLWDLYCVSSRDRSCALPLPPGTMGFPFFGETLQMVLQRRKFLQMKRRKYGFIYKTHLFGRPTVRVMGADNVRRILLGEHRLVSVHWPASVRTILGSGCLSNLHDSSHKQRKKVIMRAFSREALQCYVPVIAEEVGNSLEQWLSCGERGLLVYPQVKRLMFRIAMRILLGCEPRLANGGDAEQQLVEAFEEMTRNLFSLPIDVPFSGLYRGMKARNLIHARIEENIRAKICRLRAAEAGEGCKDALQLLIEHSWERGERLDMQALKQSSTELLFGGHETTASAATSLITYLGLYPHVLQKVREELKSKGLLCKSNQDNKLDMEILEQLKYTGCVIKETLRLNPPVPGGFRVALKTFELNGYQIPKGWNVIYSICDTHDVADVFTNKEEFNPDRFMLPHPEDASRFSFIPFGGGLRSCVGKEFAKILLKIFTVELARHCDWRLLNGPPTMKTSPTVYPVDDLPARFTRFQGEI